From a region of the Roseivirga sp. 4D4 genome:
- the purD gene encoding phosphoribosylamine--glycine ligase yields the protein MNILILGSGGREHAFGWKIAQSPQCDKLYIAPGNAGTAAIGENVNIGVNDFDAIGSFVKENGVDLVVVGPEDPLVNGISDYFKADEELAKVGLVGPSKAGAELEGSKDFSKKFMDRHNVPTARSMTFTKETLEEGLNYVSSHPTPVVLKADGLAAGKGVIIAETHEHARETLKEMLVDAKFGEASSRVVIEQFLEGIELSVFVLTDGENYKILPEAKDYKRIGEQDKGLNTGGMGAVSPVVFAKGDFLSKVEERVVKPTVNGLKADGIDYKGFIFIGLMNVAGDPYVIEYNVRMGDPETQVVLPRIKSDLVDLLQATAKGTLSETDFEVDPEAATTVVMVAGGYPEAYEKGHQISGIEGVSEATVFHAGTKLADNGQVVTNGGRVLAITGRGDSVAKALENSYNGIAKISWQDVYHRRDIGQDILRLID from the coding sequence ATGAACATCCTGATTTTAGGAAGTGGAGGTAGGGAGCATGCTTTCGGTTGGAAGATCGCTCAGAGCCCACAGTGTGATAAATTATATATAGCTCCCGGGAATGCAGGTACCGCTGCGATCGGAGAAAACGTAAATATTGGCGTCAATGACTTTGATGCCATTGGCTCCTTTGTAAAGGAAAATGGAGTAGACCTTGTTGTTGTTGGACCTGAGGACCCTTTGGTAAACGGCATAAGCGATTATTTCAAAGCTGATGAGGAGTTAGCGAAAGTTGGCCTCGTAGGACCCTCAAAAGCTGGGGCAGAACTTGAGGGAAGTAAAGACTTCTCTAAGAAGTTTATGGACAGACATAACGTTCCTACTGCCCGATCGATGACCTTCACCAAAGAAACCTTAGAGGAAGGCTTGAACTATGTTTCAAGTCACCCAACTCCAGTGGTCCTAAAGGCTGATGGCTTGGCGGCCGGAAAAGGTGTGATCATTGCTGAAACACATGAGCACGCTCGCGAAACCCTCAAGGAGATGTTGGTCGATGCCAAGTTTGGAGAGGCCTCGAGTCGTGTAGTGATCGAACAGTTTTTAGAGGGTATCGAGCTTTCTGTTTTTGTTTTGACAGATGGTGAGAACTATAAGATTCTTCCAGAAGCGAAGGACTATAAACGTATTGGTGAACAAGACAAGGGACTGAATACTGGTGGAATGGGAGCTGTTTCTCCTGTAGTTTTTGCAAAGGGTGACTTTCTGAGCAAAGTAGAAGAGCGAGTTGTAAAACCTACTGTGAATGGACTCAAGGCAGATGGTATTGACTATAAAGGCTTCATTTTTATAGGCCTGATGAATGTGGCTGGCGACCCTTACGTGATTGAGTACAATGTACGTATGGGAGACCCTGAAACTCAGGTGGTATTGCCTCGAATCAAATCGGATTTGGTTGATTTATTACAGGCAACAGCCAAGGGTACGCTGAGTGAAACGGATTTTGAAGTAGACCCGGAAGCTGCGACTACTGTAGTAATGGTGGCAGGAGGATATCCTGAGGCCTATGAAAAGGGCCATCAGATTAGCGGAATAGAAGGAGTTTCAGAGGCGACAGTATTTCATGCAGGTACCAAATTGGCTGATAATGGGCAAGTGGTAACCAATGGTGGGCGTGTGCTTGCGATTACCGGTAGAGGTGATTCGGTAGCAAAAGCCCTTGAAAATTCTTATAATGGCATAGCAAAGATTTCCTGGCAAGACGTATATCACAGAAGGGATATTGGTCAGGATATTTTGCGATTGATAGATTAG
- a CDS encoding gliding motility lipoprotein GldH produces MNKYSLSLIGLLALMIVSCDSRRVYESDYDFEGQQWHMDTIPSFEFQIDEPSGNDILLKIRNSLDFPFRNCYMTYYLEDSVGNVLASDLVNFQLFDETTGKPFGKGNSVFQHSETILSGYNFPSTGRYNLRIAQYMRKTDLEGTYSIGVRIEESDQD; encoded by the coding sequence ATGAATAAGTATTCCTTATCCTTAATTGGGCTTTTGGCCTTAATGATTGTTAGCTGTGACAGTAGAAGGGTCTATGAATCTGACTATGATTTTGAAGGTCAGCAATGGCATATGGATACCATCCCAAGCTTCGAATTTCAAATTGATGAGCCATCAGGTAATGACATTCTTCTCAAGATTAGAAATAGTCTGGATTTCCCTTTTAGGAACTGTTATATGACCTATTATCTGGAGGATAGTGTAGGTAACGTATTGGCTTCAGACCTTGTGAATTTCCAGTTGTTCGATGAAACCACAGGAAAGCCATTTGGTAAGGGTAATAGTGTTTTTCAGCATAGCGAGACCATTTTGTCTGGATACAATTTCCCTAGTACTGGGCGCTATAATTTGAGGATTGCGCAGTATATGCGAAAGACCGATTTGGAGGGGACTTATTCTATTGGGGTAAGAATTGAGGAATCCGATCAGGATTGA
- a CDS encoding stage 0 sporulation family protein: MSCSCGVSVEGKTAGCNNNGGCSTGGCNKLNVFDWLSNMDIPVQEKFDVVEVRFKNGRKDFYRNVSNLDLVTGEAVVVDVQGGHHIGYVSMQGELVRLQMKKKSIADNDDIRKIYRKATLNDLEKFEEVRKRENPALYRTRNIILEQKLAMKLTDIEFQADNTKATFYYSADERVDFRELIKVLAGEFRIRVEMRQISLRQEASRLGGIGSCGRELCCSTWLTDFKSVSTSAARYQNLSLNPSKLSGQCGRLKCCLNYELETYMDALQDIPEVKFLKTKNGDARLQKTDIFRKLMWFSFDKDNNWHPISTERVKEIMEMNKAGEFPESLTLDTIEVTIADNRINRDLEQMDEKFRKKNAGGKKRRNNKNRNRKKKPNNPQANSGQQPQAKSSSEQKPQEGGPNKGQANRKKKRRFRNKKSSNNE, from the coding sequence ATGAGCTGTAGCTGTGGCGTAAGCGTTGAAGGAAAGACAGCGGGTTGCAACAATAATGGTGGTTGTTCTACCGGTGGTTGCAATAAACTCAATGTATTTGATTGGCTTTCGAATATGGACATCCCTGTCCAGGAGAAATTCGATGTGGTAGAAGTTCGTTTCAAGAATGGGCGAAAGGACTTTTATCGAAATGTATCCAATCTTGATCTGGTAACCGGTGAAGCTGTAGTGGTAGATGTTCAGGGCGGGCATCACATAGGATATGTATCGATGCAAGGAGAACTTGTTCGTCTCCAAATGAAGAAAAAGAGCATTGCCGATAATGACGATATCCGCAAGATCTACAGAAAGGCTACGCTCAACGACCTTGAGAAATTCGAAGAGGTAAGAAAACGTGAGAACCCTGCACTCTATCGAACCAGAAACATCATCCTGGAACAAAAGCTCGCTATGAAACTCACAGATATAGAGTTTCAGGCAGACAATACCAAAGCTACTTTTTACTATTCAGCTGATGAACGTGTCGATTTTCGTGAGCTGATCAAGGTATTAGCTGGCGAATTCCGAATTCGGGTTGAGATGCGACAAATCAGCCTTCGTCAAGAGGCGAGTCGTTTAGGTGGTATTGGCTCCTGCGGAAGAGAACTTTGCTGTTCCACCTGGTTGACTGATTTCAAGAGCGTATCTACCTCTGCAGCGCGTTATCAAAACCTGAGTCTTAATCCTAGTAAGTTGTCAGGCCAATGCGGTCGATTAAAGTGTTGCCTGAACTATGAATTAGAGACTTACATGGATGCGCTTCAGGATATTCCTGAAGTCAAGTTTCTGAAGACAAAAAATGGAGATGCGCGTCTTCAGAAGACGGATATCTTTAGAAAGCTGATGTGGTTCAGTTTTGATAAGGACAATAACTGGCATCCGATTTCCACAGAACGTGTGAAGGAAATCATGGAGATGAACAAGGCCGGAGAGTTTCCTGAAAGCTTGACGCTAGATACCATTGAGGTCACGATTGCTGATAATCGGATCAATAGAGACCTTGAGCAAATGGACGAAAAGTTCAGAAAGAAGAACGCTGGAGGTAAGAAGAGACGAAACAATAAGAATAGAAACCGAAAAAAGAAACCTAATAACCCCCAGGCCAACTCAGGACAACAGCCTCAGGCCAAGTCGTCCAGTGAACAGAAGCCACAAGAAGGAGGGCCTAACAAGGGACAGGCCAACAGAAAGAAGAAAAGACGTTTTAGAAATAAAAAGTCGAGCAACAATGAATAA